The Candidatus Manganitrophus noduliformans genome includes a window with the following:
- a CDS encoding DUF58 domain-containing protein produces the protein MSSRLAVFRYLPRTIRPTKEGWYFIALTFGIGFAAINTGNNLLYLLVALMLSIIIVSGLLSEQSLRWLTFSADPPPPAHPGEPVSLLVRLRNEKSRFPSFSLRVDPVPGADLPEGRYTSEAAHFISLDPQSTGSQPLRMTFSKRGCYRLEGITLSTTFPFGFFVKTAAKREPVELWVYPKTRPAERPILPASSGAVDISSQRNGQAAAFHQFREYQRGDDCRLIHWKLSARQGRWIIKEREREEGSGVLLILNNRIPAERTDGWEARFEQAVETAASLASAMIQAGLKVSIQTADQTVAPGEGPTHLDRIFKLLALTEAIPPAPAPMPTASPDGRAVIRIEWEEGEVAAISDEVVVEIDSGEERVDAV, from the coding sequence ATGTCTTCCCGCCTTGCCGTTTTCAGATACCTTCCGCGGACCATCCGGCCGACCAAAGAGGGGTGGTATTTTATCGCGTTGACCTTCGGCATCGGGTTTGCCGCGATCAATACCGGCAACAACCTCCTCTATCTTCTTGTCGCGCTGATGCTCAGCATCATTATCGTCTCCGGGCTTCTCTCCGAACAATCGCTTCGTTGGCTGACCTTCTCCGCCGATCCGCCCCCCCCCGCCCATCCGGGCGAGCCGGTCTCCCTCCTCGTGCGGCTTCGAAACGAGAAGAGCCGGTTTCCTTCCTTCTCGCTCCGCGTCGATCCGGTGCCGGGCGCCGACCTGCCGGAGGGGAGGTATACCTCCGAAGCGGCCCACTTTATCTCCCTGGATCCCCAATCGACCGGGTCGCAGCCGTTGCGGATGACCTTTTCGAAAAGAGGATGTTATCGGCTGGAGGGGATCACCCTTTCGACCACCTTCCCCTTCGGGTTCTTCGTCAAGACGGCGGCGAAACGAGAGCCTGTGGAGCTGTGGGTCTACCCCAAGACGCGGCCGGCGGAGCGGCCGATCCTTCCCGCTTCCTCCGGAGCGGTGGACATTTCTTCGCAGCGGAACGGACAGGCGGCGGCCTTTCATCAATTTAGGGAGTATCAGCGGGGGGACGACTGCCGGCTGATCCATTGGAAGCTCTCGGCCCGGCAAGGACGATGGATCATCAAAGAGCGGGAGCGGGAAGAGGGGAGCGGGGTCCTCTTGATCTTAAACAATCGGATTCCCGCCGAGCGGACCGACGGATGGGAAGCGCGGTTCGAGCAGGCGGTCGAAACGGCCGCCTCCCTCGCTTCGGCGATGATCCAGGCCGGATTGAAGGTCTCCATTCAGACGGCCGATCAAACCGTCGCGCCGGGGGAGGGGCCGACCCATCTCGACCGGATCTTCAAGCTCCTCGCATTGACCGAGGCGATCCCGCCGGCACCGGCACCGATGCCGACCGCGAGCCCGGATGGGCGGGCCGTGATCCGGATCGAATGGGAGGAGGGGGAGGTGGCGGCGATCTCCGATGAGGTGGTTGTCGAGATCGATTCCGGGGAGGAGCGGGTTGATGCCGTTTGA